A section of the Streptomyces sp. SCL15-4 genome encodes:
- a CDS encoding aminodeoxychorismate/anthranilate synthase component II, producing the protein MSARILVVDNYDSFVFNLVQYLYQLGAECEVLRNDEVTTSHAEAGFDGVLLSPGPGTPEEAGVCVDMVRHCAATGVPVFGVCLGMQSMQVAYGGVVDRAPELLHGKTSLVEHEGKGVFAGLPSPFTATRYHSLAAEPATVPAELEVTARTPDGIIMGLRHREHRVEGVQFHPESVLTEHGHRMLANWLEECGDPEAVARSAGLAPVVGRATA; encoded by the coding sequence GTGAGTGCGCGGATTCTCGTCGTCGACAACTACGACAGCTTCGTCTTCAACCTCGTGCAGTACCTGTACCAGCTGGGCGCGGAGTGCGAGGTGCTGCGCAACGACGAGGTGACAACCTCGCACGCCGAGGCCGGCTTCGACGGCGTGCTGCTCTCCCCCGGGCCCGGGACGCCGGAGGAGGCCGGCGTGTGCGTGGACATGGTCCGGCACTGCGCGGCCACCGGGGTGCCGGTCTTCGGGGTGTGCCTCGGCATGCAGTCGATGCAGGTGGCGTACGGCGGTGTGGTCGACCGGGCGCCCGAGCTGCTGCACGGCAAGACCTCGCTGGTCGAGCACGAGGGCAAGGGCGTCTTCGCCGGCCTGCCCTCCCCCTTCACCGCGACCCGCTACCACTCCCTGGCCGCCGAACCGGCCACGGTCCCGGCCGAGCTGGAGGTGACCGCCCGCACCCCGGACGGCATCATCATGGGCCTGCGGCACCGCGAGCACCGCGTCGAGGGCGTGCAGTTCCATCCCGAGTCGGTGCTGACCGAGCACGGCCACCGGATGCTGGCCAACTGGCTCGAGGAGTGCGGCGACCCCGAGGCCGTGGCACGGTCGGCGGGGCTCGCCCCGGTGGTGGGCAGGGCCACGGCGTGA
- a CDS encoding DUF881 domain-containing protein → MSNSADSPGTGATGSGTGRRPRFRPVRVLTAAVFALAGLIFFTSFDTAKGTDIRQDGSLLKLSDLIQQRSRKNKGLDESNATLRDSVESLAESDDGSTKAEDEKLSGLERSAGTDKLTGRAVTVTLNDAPPDATAKLPGYPEPQPDYLVIHQQDLQAVVNALWQGGAKGIRVMDQRLISTSAVRCVGNTLILQGRVYSPPYKITAVGDPDRLKQALADSKAIQTYMVYVNVYGLGWEVTDDGTVTLPGYSGTVDLHYAKPVG, encoded by the coding sequence TTGAGCAATTCTGCCGACTCCCCCGGGACGGGGGCAACGGGCTCCGGCACCGGCCGCCGGCCGCGCTTCCGGCCGGTGCGCGTTCTCACCGCGGCCGTCTTCGCCCTCGCCGGGCTGATCTTCTTCACCAGCTTCGACACGGCCAAGGGCACCGACATCCGCCAGGACGGCTCCCTGCTGAAGCTGTCCGACCTGATCCAGCAGCGCAGCCGCAAGAACAAGGGGCTGGACGAGTCCAACGCGACCCTGCGCGACAGTGTGGAGTCGCTGGCCGAGAGCGACGACGGCAGCACCAAGGCCGAGGACGAGAAGCTCAGCGGGCTGGAGCGGAGCGCGGGCACCGACAAGCTGACCGGCAGGGCCGTCACCGTCACCCTGAACGACGCCCCGCCCGACGCCACCGCCAAGCTCCCCGGCTATCCCGAGCCGCAGCCCGACTACCTGGTCATCCACCAGCAGGACCTCCAGGCCGTGGTGAACGCGCTGTGGCAGGGCGGTGCCAAGGGCATCAGGGTCATGGACCAGCGGCTGATCTCCACCAGCGCGGTGCGCTGCGTCGGCAACACGCTGATCCTCCAGGGCCGCGTCTACTCGCCGCCGTACAAGATCACCGCGGTCGGCGACCCGGACCGGCTCAAGCAGGCCCTCGCGGACAGCAAGGCGATCCAGACCTACATGGTCTACGTCAACGTCTACGGCCTCGGCTGGGAGGTCACCGACGACGGCACGGTGACCCTTCCCGGCTACTCCGGGACGGTGGACCTGCACTACGCCAAGCCGGTGGGATAG
- the crgA gene encoding cell division protein CrgA: protein MPKSRIRKKADFTPPPARQAQAIRLTNRAWVAPVMLAMFLIGLAWIVVFYVTDGSLPVDSLDNWNIVVGFGFIAAGFGVSTQWK, encoded by the coding sequence GTGCCGAAGTCACGTATCCGCAAGAAGGCCGACTTCACGCCGCCGCCGGCGAGGCAGGCGCAGGCCATCAGGCTGACCAACCGGGCCTGGGTCGCACCGGTCATGCTGGCCATGTTCCTGATCGGCCTGGCCTGGATCGTCGTCTTCTATGTGACGGACGGCTCGCTGCCCGTCGACAGCCTGGACAACTGGAACATCGTGGTCGGCTTCGGCTTCATCGCCGCCGGGTTC